The following proteins are encoded in a genomic region of Mycobacterium kiyosense:
- the eccB2 gene encoding ESX-2 secretion system ATPase EccB2 gives MPLNLSNRDQNSGHLFYNRRLRAAITRFSVRMKHDDRKQQAAVALSMVLVLLGVGWMALLHIMKPAGLVAQSAVVGNRDTGAVYARINGRLYPALNLTSARLAVGNAASPTWVTAAEIAKYPTGPMVGIPGVPDSLPVTAGTVSAWAVCDTVPGGRSSAMSPVVTAIAGPLAPQGRAAAMGPMQAVLATHKGATYVIWGGQRSRIDPTDRSVTFNLGLDAGVTYPVEMSNALFDALPSTEPIVLPEIPESGSPSRWLDGNKVGTVLESRDAGGAVNGFYVLLPGGVQKISAFVADLLRTGDSHGSATPTLVAPDKLVHIPVVDVLNVDYYPPGKLNFVDKTANPTTCVGWEKQSTDPQARITVYTGRGLPVPIGMDSRLVRLVRDDRSPESAEANQTLTMPGAANFVATTSGVATAGSRESLYWLSPQGVRFGIESDPRTLQALGLDPRLALQAPWPLLRTFAPGPAISRDAALVARDAVAGGGAVAAIPDSGETGGLVMSKRGFVRGKRTPPTECPAGTGRGCRAAGTARTRAAQHPADDRAARPADRDRRHPGGDVRVRGAVAAVGVLPDDRPGRLRCADVRRPVRSRPPNQLGRTGKAAPQLPASAR, from the coding sequence GTGCCACTCAACCTGTCCAACCGGGACCAGAATTCGGGGCATCTGTTCTACAACAGACGATTACGTGCCGCGATCACCCGGTTCTCGGTGCGCATGAAGCACGACGACCGCAAACAGCAAGCCGCAGTTGCGTTGTCGATGGTGCTCGTGCTGCTCGGGGTGGGCTGGATGGCGCTGCTGCACATCATGAAACCGGCCGGCTTGGTCGCGCAGTCCGCGGTGGTCGGAAACCGTGACACCGGAGCGGTTTACGCCCGTATCAACGGCCGCCTCTACCCCGCCCTGAACCTGACTTCGGCTCGTCTGGCCGTCGGCAACGCCGCGTCGCCCACCTGGGTGACCGCCGCGGAGATCGCCAAGTACCCGACCGGTCCCATGGTCGGCATCCCAGGCGTGCCGGACAGCCTGCCGGTGACCGCCGGCACGGTGTCGGCGTGGGCGGTCTGCGACACGGTGCCCGGCGGGCGCAGCAGCGCAATGTCTCCGGTGGTGACCGCCATCGCGGGCCCGCTCGCACCGCAGGGCAGGGCCGCCGCGATGGGGCCGATGCAGGCCGTCCTGGCGACCCATAAGGGCGCCACCTACGTGATCTGGGGAGGGCAGCGGTCCCGCATCGACCCGACCGACCGGTCGGTGACGTTCAACCTTGGTCTGGACGCCGGGGTGACGTATCCGGTCGAGATGTCCAACGCGCTCTTCGATGCCCTGCCGTCGACCGAACCCATTGTGCTGCCCGAGATTCCAGAGTCCGGATCGCCTTCGCGCTGGCTGGACGGCAACAAGGTGGGCACCGTGCTGGAATCCCGTGACGCCGGTGGGGCGGTCAACGGCTTCTACGTGCTGCTGCCGGGCGGGGTGCAGAAGATCAGTGCCTTCGTGGCCGACCTGTTGCGCACCGGGGATTCGCACGGTTCGGCCACACCCACCCTGGTCGCCCCGGACAAGCTGGTCCACATCCCGGTGGTCGACGTCCTCAACGTCGACTACTACCCGCCCGGCAAACTGAACTTCGTTGACAAGACGGCGAATCCGACGACCTGCGTCGGATGGGAGAAGCAGTCCACCGACCCGCAGGCCCGGATCACCGTCTACACCGGCAGGGGATTGCCGGTTCCGATCGGCATGGACTCCCGCCTGGTGCGCCTGGTCCGCGACGACCGCAGTCCCGAATCGGCGGAGGCGAACCAGACGTTGACGATGCCGGGTGCGGCGAACTTCGTCGCCACGACGAGCGGGGTGGCCACGGCCGGCAGCCGGGAGAGCCTGTACTGGCTTTCACCCCAAGGTGTTCGGTTCGGCATCGAATCCGATCCGCGGACCTTGCAGGCACTGGGTCTGGATCCGCGGCTGGCGCTGCAGGCGCCGTGGCCACTGCTGCGGACCTTTGCGCCCGGGCCGGCGATCAGTCGGGACGCGGCGCTGGTTGCGCGCGACGCCGTAGCGGGCGGTGGTGCGGTCGCCGCAATTCCCGATTCCGGGGAGACCGGGGGGTTAGTCATGTCGAAACGAGGCTTCGTGCGCGGAAAGCGCACCCCACCAACCGAATGTCCCGCCGGTACGGGTCGCGGTTGCCGCGCCGCTGGCACTGCCCGAACGCGAGCCGCGCAACATCCTGCTGATGATCGCGCTGCCCGCCCTGCTGATCGGGATCGTCGGCACCCTGGTGGTGATGTACGCGTCCGGGGTGCGGTCGCTGCAGTCGGGGTTCTTCCCGATGATCGGCCTGGTCGGCTTCGGTGCGCTGATGTTCGGCGGCCGGTTCGGTCGCGGCCGCCGAATCAGTTGGGGCGAACAGGAAAAGCTGCGCCGCAGCTACCTGCGTCAGCTCGATGA
- a CDS encoding NLP/P60 family protein, translated as MSYLELQALTRAHELFGGSGPAAGLDANTAQFHDASNPAVAQHHYERAATRAQAALTSSAQTDAAATAVLAGAHRDRAAARELTGAVLGEARADAATTPLTPLAQREAMRRRVARLRAQRAHVAAARSRSRRHAAALRALRYRMTHHGGGRRLPLPSGRAGLAVRAALSRLGRPYVWGATGPDQFDCSGLVQWAYAQAGVHLDRTTYQQINDGVPVPRSQVRPGDLVFPHAGHVQLAIGNNLVVEAPYSGASVRISPLGGNVQIRRPL; from the coding sequence GTGAGTTACCTCGAACTGCAGGCACTGACCCGCGCCCACGAACTGTTCGGCGGCTCCGGCCCGGCAGCCGGCCTGGATGCGAATACCGCGCAGTTCCACGACGCGTCGAATCCCGCTGTGGCACAACATCATTATGAACGTGCGGCGACTCGCGCCCAGGCCGCCCTGACGTCGTCGGCGCAAACGGATGCGGCGGCGACCGCGGTGCTCGCCGGTGCCCATCGAGATCGGGCCGCCGCGCGCGAACTCACCGGCGCCGTGCTCGGTGAAGCTCGGGCCGATGCCGCGACGACACCTCTGACGCCGCTGGCCCAACGTGAAGCGATGCGTCGCCGGGTGGCGCGGTTGCGCGCGCAACGCGCGCACGTCGCCGCCGCGCGGAGCCGGTCGCGGCGACACGCCGCCGCCCTGCGCGCGCTGCGCTATCGGATGACGCACCACGGCGGCGGTCGTCGACTGCCCTTGCCGAGTGGGCGCGCCGGGCTCGCGGTGCGTGCCGCCCTGTCCCGGCTGGGCCGCCCGTATGTCTGGGGTGCCACCGGGCCGGATCAGTTCGACTGCTCCGGGCTGGTCCAGTGGGCTTACGCGCAGGCCGGCGTGCACCTCGACCGCACTACATACCAGCAGATCAACGATGGCGTCCCGGTGCCGCGGTCGCAGGTGCGTCCCGGCGACCTGGTGTTTCCGCATGCCGGTCACGTGCAGTTGGCGATCGGCAACAACCTGGTGGTCGAGGCGCCTTATTCAGGTGCCTCGGTGCGGATCAGCCCGCTGGGCGGCAACGTGCAGATTCGGCGGCCACTGTGA